In Gemmatimonas sp., one genomic interval encodes:
- the pruA gene encoding L-glutamate gamma-semialdehyde dehydrogenase, translating into MSFAAFDGTRRVPPAVNEPVRAYAPGSAERASLQTRLEQMAAEVAEIPVVIGGRRIHTGHTGTVRMPCDHQHVLATYHKATPELVHEAIAAAAAARAEWASWRWEERAAVFLRAAELLTTTWRNTLLAATMLGQAKTVHQAEIDATCELIDFWRFNVQFAQELYAEQPLSDHTMWNQLDYRPLEGFVYAVTPFNFTAIGGNLPGAPALMGNVVLWKPSATALLSSWYTYLLLEEAGLPKGVINFIPGDAAMISDIALTHRDLAGVHFTGSTGVFNSMWETVGKNMGKYRSYPRIVGETGGKDFIVVHPSADPQAVAVGMVRGAFEYQGQKCSAASRAYVPASLWPTVKARCIAMMAEMKQGDTRDFSNFVAAVIDERAFDRLAGAIDDAKTNATIVAGGGYDKSTGWFIQPTIVETQDPNYRSLCDELFGPLLTVYVYDDAKWMETLALVDGTSPYALTGAVFSRDRQAVREAMTHLRNAAGNFYINDKPTGAVVGQQPFGGARGSGTNDKAGSKSNLMRWVSTRTIKETFSSPLDWTYPFLG; encoded by the coding sequence ATGTCCTTTGCTGCCTTCGACGGTACGCGCCGCGTACCGCCTGCGGTCAACGAGCCGGTGCGCGCGTACGCGCCGGGATCGGCCGAACGTGCCTCCCTGCAGACGCGCCTCGAGCAGATGGCCGCCGAGGTGGCTGAGATTCCGGTGGTGATCGGCGGCCGCCGCATTCACACCGGCCACACCGGCACGGTCCGCATGCCCTGCGATCACCAGCACGTGCTGGCCACGTATCACAAGGCCACGCCCGAGCTCGTGCACGAGGCCATTGCCGCTGCCGCCGCGGCGCGCGCCGAATGGGCCAGCTGGCGCTGGGAGGAGCGGGCCGCCGTCTTCCTGCGAGCGGCCGAGCTGCTCACGACCACATGGCGCAACACGCTGCTCGCCGCCACCATGCTGGGGCAGGCCAAGACGGTGCATCAGGCCGAAATCGATGCCACCTGTGAACTGATCGACTTCTGGCGCTTCAACGTGCAGTTCGCCCAGGAGCTGTACGCGGAGCAGCCGCTCAGCGACCACACGATGTGGAATCAGCTGGACTACCGGCCGCTCGAAGGATTCGTGTACGCCGTCACGCCGTTCAACTTCACGGCCATTGGCGGCAACCTCCCCGGGGCCCCGGCGCTGATGGGCAACGTGGTGCTGTGGAAGCCGTCGGCCACGGCGCTGCTGTCGAGCTGGTACACCTACCTGCTTCTCGAGGAGGCCGGCCTGCCCAAGGGGGTGATCAACTTCATTCCCGGCGACGCGGCCATGATCTCCGATATCGCGCTCACACATCGTGACCTGGCCGGTGTGCACTTCACCGGCTCCACGGGTGTGTTCAACAGCATGTGGGAGACGGTGGGCAAGAACATGGGCAAGTACCGGTCGTATCCGCGCATCGTGGGCGAAACGGGGGGCAAGGATTTCATCGTGGTGCACCCCAGTGCCGACCCGCAGGCCGTGGCCGTAGGGATGGTGCGCGGCGCCTTCGAGTACCAGGGGCAGAAGTGCTCGGCGGCGAGCCGGGCGTACGTGCCAGCGTCGCTGTGGCCCACGGTGAAGGCGCGGTGCATCGCGATGATGGCGGAGATGAAGCAGGGGGACACGCGCGACTTCTCCAACTTCGTGGCGGCGGTGATCGATGAGCGCGCGTTCGACCGGCTCGCCGGGGCGATCGACGACGCAAAGACCAACGCGACCATTGTGGCCGGTGGGGGCTACGACAAGTCGACGGGGTGGTTCATCCAGCCCACGATCGTGGAAACGCAGGATCCGAACTACCGCTCGCTGTGCGACGAGCTGTTCGGCCCGCTGCTCACGGTGTACGTGTACGACGATGCGAAGTGGATGGAAACGCTGGCCTTGGTCGATGGGACGTCGCCGTATGCGCTCACGGGTGCCGTGTTCTCGCGCGACCGGCAGGCGGTGCGCGAAGCCATGACGCACCTGCGCAACGCCGCGGGCAACTTCTACATCAACGACAAGCCCACCGGGGCCGTCGTGGGGCAGCAGCCCTTCGGCGGGGCGCGCGGCTCAGGCACGAACGACAAGGCCGGCAGCAAGTCGAATCTCATGCGCTGGGTGAGCACGCGGACGATCAAGGAGACGTTCTCGTCGCCGCTCGACTGGACGTACCCCTTCCTTGGGTGA
- a CDS encoding PhzF family phenazine biosynthesis protein, translating to MRTIRYVTADVFTSQPFTGNPLAVVFGAEGLSTDTLQSITREFNYSETTFVFAPESAGTTRRVRIFTPGMEVPFAGHPTIGTAHVLVATGEVKPSAEEIAAGEMTVVLGENVGPVPVRLRLDQGGPSWAQLTTALLPEERVEVTDREAIAHMLSLEVTDLLDGDYAPAGVSCGLPFQMIPLASVDAVSRARLRVEAWERVLGGTWAEWPMVFAMTGGTHSGDLADHVRGCDLRARVFVPSCGVPEDPATGSANAALAGYLAARTPREGTLRWEVAQGVEMGRPSRLSIEADKWQGGITAVRVGGASVVMAQGTMVVPD from the coding sequence ATGCGCACGATCCGCTACGTCACCGCCGACGTCTTCACGTCGCAGCCCTTCACCGGCAATCCGCTCGCCGTCGTGTTCGGCGCGGAGGGCCTGTCGACCGACACGCTGCAATCCATCACGCGGGAGTTCAATTACTCCGAGACCACGTTCGTGTTCGCGCCGGAGTCGGCGGGCACCACGCGGCGCGTCCGCATCTTCACACCGGGCATGGAAGTACCGTTCGCCGGGCACCCCACCATCGGTACCGCGCACGTCCTGGTGGCCACGGGAGAGGTAAAGCCGTCGGCGGAGGAGATCGCGGCGGGGGAAATGACGGTGGTGCTCGGGGAAAACGTGGGACCGGTGCCGGTCCGTCTCCGACTCGATCAGGGGGGGCCGTCGTGGGCGCAGCTCACCACGGCGCTGTTGCCGGAGGAGCGGGTGGAGGTCACCGACCGCGAAGCGATCGCGCACATGCTCTCGCTGGAAGTGACCGACCTGCTGGACGGCGACTACGCCCCGGCCGGCGTGAGCTGCGGCTTACCCTTTCAGATGATTCCGCTTGCCAGCGTGGACGCGGTGTCTCGCGCGCGACTGCGCGTGGAGGCGTGGGAGCGGGTGCTTGGCGGGACGTGGGCGGAGTGGCCGATGGTCTTCGCGATGACCGGCGGCACGCACAGCGGGGACCTCGCCGACCACGTACGGGGCTGTGACCTCCGCGCCCGCGTGTTCGTACCCAGCTGCGGCGTACCGGAAGATCCGGCCACGGGCTCGGCCAACGCCGCGCTGGCCGGGTATCTGGCCGCACGCACGCCGCGTGAGGGCACGTTGCGCTGGGAGGTCGCCCAGGGCGTGGAGATGGGCCGACCAAGCCGCCTGTCCATAGAAGCGGACAAGTGGCAGGGGGGCATCACCGCGGTGCGCGTGGGGGGCGCCAGCGTGGTCATGGCCCAGGGCACCATGGTGGTGCCCGACTGA
- a CDS encoding GGDEF domain-containing protein yields METERSRTEAATADILIWQTGYRLALAVVTGIVTIALRVSGSLPLSPVADVTLGQEYVNWVLVAITALYAGLVLGIRAFTRRTRSANRTLSTLMVAADLTVVFWLVFLLAQPDNYYFGLFVAFVSLQLTHVYFGRSPALLMLAATAVSYLLLNDIAERHGSPVSWGRVLVTLSIFSTGALLLERVQSNLQERLATLVSIFEKAEEGDFSESYDVAADERPDAITSVGRAYNRMRTQLASIVLTDPLSGCYNRRGFEQQFRRELARAVRANTDVALLAIDLDHFKAVNDTHGHLVGDRVIAEVGELLRANARTEDVVARTGGEEFMILAPSTSIDGAQHLALRIVEAFRRRVFVEPSPRVMLTVSIGVVADAVPNDDMAEDLRARADEALYAAKRSGRNRVVLWSRGLDALKLGQSGSQ; encoded by the coding sequence ATGGAGACGGAGCGATCCCGCACGGAGGCGGCCACCGCCGATATCCTGATCTGGCAGACCGGCTATCGGCTGGCGCTGGCTGTGGTCACGGGGATCGTCACGATTGCGCTGCGCGTGAGTGGCTCGCTGCCGCTCTCGCCGGTCGCCGACGTGACGCTCGGACAGGAATACGTGAATTGGGTGCTGGTCGCCATCACGGCGCTCTACGCCGGGCTGGTGCTCGGTATTCGCGCCTTCACGCGCCGGACGCGCAGCGCCAACCGCACCCTCTCCACGCTCATGGTGGCCGCCGACCTGACCGTCGTGTTCTGGCTTGTATTCCTGCTGGCGCAGCCCGACAACTACTACTTCGGCCTGTTCGTCGCCTTCGTGTCGCTGCAACTCACGCATGTGTATTTCGGGCGCTCGCCGGCGCTGCTCATGCTCGCGGCCACGGCCGTCTCATATCTGCTGCTCAATGACATCGCCGAGCGGCACGGCAGCCCGGTCAGTTGGGGCCGGGTGCTCGTCACGCTCTCGATCTTCAGTACGGGTGCGCTTCTGCTCGAACGGGTGCAAAGCAACCTGCAGGAACGACTCGCCACGCTGGTGTCGATCTTCGAGAAGGCCGAAGAGGGAGACTTCTCCGAGAGCTACGATGTGGCCGCCGACGAGCGACCCGATGCGATCACCTCAGTGGGCCGGGCCTACAATCGCATGCGCACGCAGCTGGCCAGCATCGTGCTCACGGATCCCCTGTCGGGGTGCTACAATCGCCGCGGCTTCGAACAGCAGTTCCGCCGGGAGCTCGCGCGGGCGGTGCGCGCCAATACCGACGTCGCGCTGCTCGCCATCGACCTCGATCACTTCAAGGCGGTCAACGACACCCATGGCCACCTCGTGGGCGACCGGGTGATTGCCGAAGTGGGGGAACTGCTGCGTGCCAATGCGCGTACCGAGGATGTGGTCGCGCGGACGGGCGGTGAGGAGTTCATGATCCTGGCCCCCAGCACCTCGATAGACGGGGCGCAGCATCTTGCACTGCGCATCGTGGAGGCCTTTCGGCGACGGGTCTTCGTGGAACCGTCGCCCCGGGTCATGCTGACCGTGAGCATCGGGGTCGTGGCCGACGCCGTGCCCAACGACGACATGGCCGAAGACCTGCGCGCACGCGCCGACGAAGCGCTCTATGCCGCCAAGCGCAGCGGACGCAACCGTGTGGTGCTCTGGTCACGCGGGCTCGACGCGCTCAAGCTCGGACAATCCGGTTCCCAGTAA
- the gltB gene encoding glutamate synthase large subunit encodes MPLHDAVGSFFDDHVGSPYAPRDACGVGFIARQSGERTHEVVSLALEAAARLAHRGASATDHSADGAGLLAQIPRRLFILATSRLGIHLPADASIGVGMCFLPTESQAREEAMGLVTDVLLGDGIPVLGWREVPVRPEVLGASARAAMPMIQQVLVGRPAGADDDTWERQLYLARREMEHRALARGLEPFYICSLSCRTVVYKGLLNGGQLGAFFPDLRDPAFESAIAVFHERYATNTMPRWELAQPFRMLAHNGEINTLWGNRNGMAMRGALLDAPAFGERADRVRDPIRPRGSDSASLDNALELLTRAGRSPVHATMMLVPQAWEKFPDVEPAVKAFYEFHQCVIEPWDGPAALAFSDGVTVAVSLDRNGLRPCRYKIRADGMVVAGSEVGIVDFDPRDVVETGKLGPGGVFLVDTAGKRIVRNMAAKREVATRRPYAKWIAAHMATLPPSDGAEPLVRSSDQLRATQMAFGYGHEDLRLVLEPMASTAAEVVWSMGDDAPLAVLSTNTPPLYAFFRQRFAQVTNPPMDSLRESMVMSLRMHLGRRGSPLVEKPAYARMLRIEHPVLLPDEMAALRAFPQFPSATLDATYNARSRSEALEAALDSLCRRAEVAARKGARLLIISDRKVSADRAPIPALLALGAVRQHLVRTGLRARVGLVVEVGDAIEQHHMAALFGYGAEAVHPWLAMETVATLFSEAHGKADADTERPGPALAQSRYRAAVEKGLLKVLAKMGISTLSSYCGAQTFDALGLGADVIDRCFAGTASPIGGLSLRELSEDVLQRHRRAFTADGASQATLPDHGRVRFRKEGEAHAWAPPHVLALQQAVGSARASRAGTDPDNAWRRFATRADGGTPATVRDLLAIRSGTPIPIEEVEPMEAIRARFISSAMSLGALSPEAHETLTIAMNRMQARSNSGEGGEDPAFYRDTGPDRRDSRIKQVASARFGVTTEYLVRAEEIEIKIVQGAKPGEGGQLPGHKVTALIARLRHSTPGVGLISPPPHHDIYSIEDLAQLVHDLKTVNPRARVGVKLVAESGVGTVAAGVAKAFADYVLIAGHNGGTGASPLSSIKHAGSPWELGLAEAQQVLVANGLRHRVEVRVDGGLTTARDVIIAALLGAESYGFGTAPLVAMGCDMARQCHLNTCPTGIATQREDLRAKFRGTPEQVVAFFSRIAEDVRTELALLGVRALSEIIGQVERLQRAERPELPRSTMLDLSLVLSSPRRVDEPRVRTTERNERPGTVELDERILADLGNGLTTGAPFRGRYGIRNHHLTVGARVSGAIAERFGDAGLPSGRVHLAFQGSAGQSFGAFGMRGMRFELEGEANDYVGKGLNGAEITVRPFPNARYRGASHLNMILGNTVLYGATDGLLCAAGQAGDRFAVRNSGACAVVEGVGNHACEYMTGGVVTVLGRAGRNFGAGMSNGVAYVFDESETFASRLNHEMVLLAELDGDDTLLVTQLLRLHIARTGSARARWILNDWEHQHGRWRKVKPRGAGEHVARVRDTWMARLAALSGDQAVPV; translated from the coding sequence ATGCCCCTGCATGACGCCGTTGGTTCGTTCTTCGATGACCACGTTGGTTCCCCGTACGCCCCGCGCGACGCCTGCGGCGTGGGCTTCATCGCCCGCCAGAGCGGCGAGCGCACCCACGAAGTGGTGAGCCTGGCGCTCGAGGCGGCGGCGCGTTTGGCGCACCGCGGCGCCTCGGCCACCGATCACTCCGCCGACGGCGCCGGCCTGCTGGCCCAGATCCCCCGCCGCCTGTTCATCCTGGCGACCTCGCGTCTGGGTATTCACCTGCCCGCCGACGCCTCCATTGGCGTGGGGATGTGCTTCCTGCCCACCGAGTCTCAGGCGCGCGAGGAGGCAATGGGGCTCGTGACCGACGTGCTGCTTGGCGACGGCATTCCGGTCCTGGGCTGGCGCGAAGTGCCCGTTCGGCCCGAGGTGCTGGGTGCATCGGCACGGGCCGCGATGCCGATGATCCAGCAGGTGCTCGTGGGACGCCCCGCGGGCGCCGACGACGACACCTGGGAGCGTCAGCTGTATCTGGCCCGCCGGGAAATGGAGCATCGGGCGCTGGCCCGGGGGCTCGAGCCGTTCTACATCTGCTCGCTATCCTGCCGCACGGTGGTCTACAAGGGGCTGCTCAACGGCGGGCAGTTGGGCGCCTTTTTCCCCGACCTGCGGGACCCGGCGTTCGAGTCGGCCATTGCCGTCTTTCACGAGCGGTACGCCACCAACACCATGCCGCGCTGGGAGCTGGCGCAGCCGTTCCGCATGCTGGCGCACAACGGCGAGATCAACACGCTCTGGGGCAACCGCAACGGCATGGCCATGCGCGGTGCCCTGCTGGACGCGCCCGCCTTTGGGGAGCGCGCCGATCGCGTGCGCGACCCGATCCGACCGCGTGGCAGCGACTCGGCCAGTCTCGACAACGCGCTCGAACTGCTGACGCGTGCCGGCCGCTCGCCGGTGCACGCCACGATGATGCTGGTGCCGCAGGCCTGGGAGAAGTTCCCCGACGTGGAGCCGGCGGTGAAGGCGTTCTACGAGTTCCACCAGTGCGTGATCGAGCCGTGGGATGGGCCGGCGGCGCTGGCCTTCAGCGACGGCGTGACCGTGGCGGTGTCGCTCGATCGCAACGGCCTGCGCCCGTGCCGGTACAAGATCCGTGCGGATGGCATGGTGGTCGCGGGATCGGAGGTGGGCATCGTGGACTTCGATCCGCGCGACGTGGTGGAGACCGGCAAGCTCGGCCCCGGGGGCGTATTCCTCGTGGACACGGCGGGCAAGCGCATCGTGCGCAACATGGCGGCCAAGCGTGAGGTGGCCACGCGCCGTCCGTACGCGAAGTGGATTGCCGCCCACATGGCCACGCTTCCGCCCAGCGACGGCGCCGAGCCGCTCGTGCGCTCGAGCGACCAGCTGCGCGCCACGCAGATGGCCTTCGGCTATGGCCACGAGGACCTGCGCCTGGTGCTCGAGCCCATGGCCAGTACGGCCGCGGAAGTGGTGTGGAGCATGGGCGACGACGCGCCGTTGGCGGTGTTGAGCACCAACACGCCGCCGTTGTACGCCTTCTTCCGGCAGCGGTTCGCGCAGGTGACCAACCCGCCCATGGACTCGCTCCGTGAAAGCATGGTGATGTCGCTGCGCATGCACCTGGGGCGGCGTGGGTCGCCGCTGGTGGAGAAGCCCGCGTACGCGCGCATGCTGCGTATCGAGCATCCGGTGCTGCTCCCCGACGAAATGGCCGCCCTGCGGGCCTTCCCGCAGTTTCCGAGTGCCACGCTCGACGCCACGTACAACGCCCGCTCGCGGTCGGAAGCGCTGGAGGCGGCACTCGATTCCCTGTGCCGACGCGCCGAGGTGGCAGCGCGCAAGGGGGCCCGCCTGCTCATCATCAGCGATCGCAAGGTGAGCGCCGACCGCGCGCCCATTCCGGCGCTGCTGGCGCTCGGCGCCGTGCGTCAGCATCTCGTACGCACCGGGCTGCGCGCCCGGGTGGGGCTGGTGGTGGAGGTGGGTGACGCCATCGAGCAGCACCACATGGCGGCGCTCTTCGGCTACGGCGCCGAAGCGGTTCACCCGTGGCTGGCCATGGAAACCGTGGCCACGCTGTTCTCCGAAGCCCACGGCAAGGCCGACGCCGACACCGAGCGCCCCGGGCCGGCGCTGGCGCAGTCCCGGTATCGTGCCGCCGTCGAGAAGGGGCTGCTCAAGGTGCTCGCCAAGATGGGCATCTCCACCCTGTCGTCCTACTGCGGCGCGCAGACGTTCGACGCCCTCGGTCTTGGGGCTGACGTGATCGACCGCTGCTTCGCCGGTACGGCTTCCCCCATTGGCGGCCTGTCGCTGCGGGAGCTCAGCGAGGATGTGCTGCAGCGGCACCGGCGCGCCTTCACGGCCGATGGCGCGTCGCAGGCCACGTTGCCTGACCATGGGCGCGTCCGGTTCCGCAAGGAAGGCGAGGCGCACGCGTGGGCGCCGCCGCACGTGCTGGCGTTGCAGCAGGCCGTGGGCAGCGCTCGCGCCTCGCGGGCCGGCACCGACCCCGACAACGCGTGGCGTCGCTTCGCCACGCGCGCGGACGGCGGTACGCCAGCCACCGTGCGCGACCTGCTCGCCATTCGCTCCGGTACGCCCATCCCCATCGAGGAGGTGGAGCCGATGGAAGCGATCCGCGCGCGCTTCATCTCGAGCGCCATGTCGTTGGGGGCGCTGTCGCCCGAGGCGCACGAGACGCTCACGATTGCCATGAACCGCATGCAGGCGCGGTCGAACAGCGGCGAAGGTGGTGAGGACCCGGCCTTCTACCGCGATACCGGACCCGATCGCCGCGACAGTCGCATCAAGCAGGTGGCCTCGGCCCGGTTTGGCGTGACCACCGAGTACCTCGTGCGAGCCGAGGAGATCGAGATCAAGATCGTGCAGGGGGCCAAGCCCGGCGAAGGTGGCCAGCTGCCGGGACACAAGGTCACGGCCCTCATCGCGCGATTGCGCCACAGCACCCCGGGGGTCGGCCTCATCTCGCCGCCGCCGCATCACGACATCTACAGCATCGAGGATCTCGCGCAGCTGGTGCACGACCTCAAGACCGTCAATCCTCGCGCGCGGGTGGGGGTGAAGCTCGTCGCGGAGAGTGGCGTAGGCACCGTGGCGGCCGGTGTGGCCAAGGCCTTTGCCGACTACGTGCTCATTGCAGGGCACAACGGCGGCACCGGCGCGAGTCCGCTCTCGAGTATCAAGCACGCGGGCTCGCCGTGGGAACTGGGGCTGGCCGAAGCGCAGCAGGTGCTGGTGGCCAATGGCCTGCGGCACCGGGTGGAGGTGCGGGTCGACGGCGGGCTCACGACGGCCCGTGATGTGATCATTGCCGCACTCCTGGGCGCGGAGTCGTACGGATTCGGCACCGCCCCGCTGGTGGCCATGGGTTGCGACATGGCGCGCCAGTGCCACCTCAATACCTGCCCCACCGGCATTGCCACGCAGCGTGAAGACCTGCGCGCCAAGTTCCGGGGCACGCCCGAGCAGGTTGTCGCGTTTTTCTCCCGCATCGCGGAGGATGTGCGCACCGAGCTGGCGCTGCTGGGGGTGCGCGCGCTGTCGGAGATCATCGGCCAGGTGGAACGACTGCAGCGCGCGGAGCGTCCTGAACTGCCGCGCTCGACCATGCTCGACCTGTCGCTGGTCCTGAGCTCACCTCGACGGGTCGACGAGCCGCGCGTGCGCACGACGGAGCGCAACGAGCGCCCGGGCACGGTGGAGCTGGACGAGCGTATCCTCGCCGATCTGGGCAACGGCCTCACGACGGGCGCCCCCTTCCGCGGCCGTTATGGCATTCGCAACCACCATCTCACGGTGGGGGCACGAGTGTCGGGGGCAATAGCCGAGCGGTTCGGCGACGCGGGGTTACCGTCGGGCAGGGTCCACCTCGCGTTTCAGGGGAGCGCCGGCCAAAGCTTCGGAGCCTTCGGCATGCGGGGCATGCGCTTCGAGCTCGAGGGAGAAGCCAACGACTACGTGGGCAAGGGGCTCAACGGCGCGGAAATCACCGTGCGCCCTTTTCCCAATGCCCGCTATCGCGGCGCCAGCCACCTCAACATGATCCTTGGCAATACGGTGCTGTACGGCGCGACCGACGGATTACTCTGCGCTGCCGGTCAGGCGGGTGATCGGTTCGCGGTGCGCAATTCCGGTGCCTGCGCCGTGGTGGAAGGGGTGGGCAACCACGCGTGCGAGTACATGACAGGGGGCGTGGTCACGGTCTTGGGGCGCGCCGGGCGCAATTTCGGTGCGGGCATGTCGAACGGGGTGGCTTACGTGTTCGACGAGTCGGAAACATTCGCGAGCCGGCTGAACCATGAGATGGTGCTGCTGGCTGAATTGGATGGCGACGACACCCTGCTGGTCACGCAGCTGCTGCGGTTGCACATCGCGCGCACGGGCAGTGCCCGCGCCCGCTGGATTCTGAACGACTGGGAGCACCAGCATGGACGCTGGCGCAAGGTGAAGCCGCGTGGAGCCGGTGAACATGTGGCGCGGGTTCGCGACACATGGATGGCGCGTCTTGCCGCCCTCAGCGGCGATCAGGCCGTGCCGGTGTAA
- a CDS encoding HEAT repeat domain-containing protein yields the protein MRGLEYPERHLRLEIVYVAALALLLEQLRECAPTTDMLNSVQRLSTLAHVGSVTIDAATLAEAAAIDATADGAAVLRDLLDRHGIVGIDIASTVTDTEFLKLGGLLVGTPSAVPGAILESVDAMGIWNIRLRVPGRALRPTPAGMRALADVVPHDVSHDGGLPDSSGDDDARIDAGIDAGGMLARPGAPAPASATGPSPVERPAAFAQAVERGDGMVVCQQLSAVGDAALFERMATPDALQLLVDLLLDAPDSHDAVHRLLIRAGLPGARAVFEQLIAVTELADRRVLYDVAASLPATMVVARQYAHDPTWYVVRNAAGLLGESRNQAAIVDLARLLRHPDTRVRVAAVVALGQIGGPAAMARLESVLFDSVPDVRNRALSIVFAAPDADPLVDRMTLAIQEERAFEYQLEIIAALSHVHTPRARRKLVEYATNTSRSPDDLELRLAAIGALAAGHRPAADSTLRALAADEQAEVRERATVALQGR from the coding sequence TTGCGGGGACTCGAATATCCGGAGCGTCACCTGCGTCTCGAAATCGTGTACGTCGCCGCACTTGCGCTGCTGCTCGAGCAGTTGCGCGAGTGCGCGCCCACGACCGACATGCTGAACAGCGTGCAGCGCCTGAGCACCCTGGCCCACGTGGGGAGTGTCACCATCGACGCCGCGACGCTCGCTGAGGCCGCGGCCATCGACGCCACGGCCGACGGCGCGGCCGTTCTGCGGGACCTCTTGGATCGCCATGGTATCGTGGGCATCGACATTGCGTCCACCGTGACCGATACCGAGTTCCTCAAGCTGGGCGGGCTACTCGTTGGCACACCGTCCGCCGTGCCGGGGGCCATTCTCGAGAGTGTCGATGCCATGGGCATCTGGAACATCCGACTCCGCGTTCCCGGGCGGGCACTGCGCCCGACACCGGCCGGCATGCGCGCCCTGGCCGACGTCGTGCCGCACGATGTGTCGCACGATGGTGGCCTCCCGGACAGCTCCGGCGATGACGACGCCAGGATCGACGCTGGGATCGACGCTGGGGGCATGCTTGCCCGCCCCGGCGCGCCGGCACCGGCATCGGCAACGGGGCCGTCGCCGGTCGAGCGCCCAGCCGCCTTTGCGCAGGCCGTTGAGCGCGGCGATGGCATGGTCGTATGCCAGCAGCTCAGCGCCGTTGGCGACGCCGCGCTGTTCGAGCGGATGGCCACCCCTGATGCCCTGCAACTGCTCGTCGATCTCCTGCTCGATGCCCCCGACAGCCACGACGCCGTACATCGTCTGCTCATCCGGGCTGGACTGCCGGGCGCCCGTGCCGTGTTCGAACAGCTCATTGCGGTCACCGAGCTGGCGGACCGACGCGTTCTCTACGACGTGGCGGCCTCCCTGCCGGCCACGATGGTGGTCGCGCGGCAGTACGCGCACGACCCCACGTGGTACGTGGTACGCAACGCTGCCGGCTTGCTTGGGGAGTCGCGCAACCAGGCGGCCATTGTCGACCTGGCCCGCCTGCTGCGGCACCCCGATACGCGCGTGCGCGTGGCCGCGGTCGTGGCGCTGGGGCAGATCGGCGGCCCGGCGGCCATGGCCCGCCTCGAGTCGGTCCTCTTTGACAGCGTGCCCGACGTGCGCAACCGTGCCCTTTCCATCGTATTCGCCGCCCCTGATGCCGACCCGCTCGTCGATCGCATGACGCTGGCCATACAGGAGGAGCGCGCCTTCGAGTACCAGTTGGAGATCATCGCGGCGCTCTCCCATGTGCACACGCCGCGAGCACGGCGGAAGCTGGTGGAGTATGCCACCAACACGTCGCGCTCCCCCGACGATCTGGAGCTGCGCCTTGCCGCCATCGGTGCCCTCGCCGCCGGTCACCGTCCGGCGGCGGACAGCACGCTGCGCGCGCTCGCCGCCGATGAACAGGCCGAGGTACGCGAGCGCGCCACCGTCGCCCTGCAGGGGCGTTGA